The Thiothrix subterranea genome has a segment encoding these proteins:
- a CDS encoding class I SAM-dependent methyltransferase, translating to MTQQRLYTHGWDDYELLDAGDGKKLERWGKILTIRPDVQAYFKPGKPHSEWHTLAHWEFIEADKHSGVWHPLRDAAPTSWEIGYQRLRFQLELTRFKHLGLFPEQRCNWDFIAEHLPTEGRFLNLFAYTGAASCIARQTGAETLHVDSVKPLLTWAHSNMERSKLADIKWVREDALKFVERELKRGRHYDGIIMDPPAWGLGKKGEKWKLDNKLEALLEGVQGLLTQRGFLILNTYSPTIGLAEITRLAHQYFKPQQCEVRELWMQTSTGKDLYYGNVLRVIKHQYT from the coding sequence ATGACGCAACAACGCCTCTACACCCACGGCTGGGATGACTACGAACTGCTCGACGCAGGCGATGGCAAAAAGCTGGAACGCTGGGGCAAAATCCTCACCATTCGCCCCGACGTGCAAGCCTATTTCAAACCCGGCAAGCCCCACAGCGAATGGCACACGCTGGCGCATTGGGAATTTATCGAGGCCGATAAGCACAGCGGCGTGTGGCATCCCTTACGCGACGCTGCCCCGACAAGCTGGGAAATCGGCTACCAGCGGCTGCGTTTCCAGCTCGAATTAACCCGCTTTAAACACCTCGGCTTATTCCCCGAACAACGCTGCAATTGGGATTTTATTGCGGAACACTTGCCCACTGAAGGCCGCTTTCTCAACCTGTTTGCGTATACCGGCGCGGCGTCGTGCATCGCACGGCAAACCGGCGCGGAAACCTTGCACGTCGATTCCGTCAAACCATTGCTGACGTGGGCGCATTCCAATATGGAGCGCAGCAAACTCGCGGATATTAAATGGGTGCGTGAAGATGCACTCAAATTCGTGGAGCGCGAACTCAAACGCGGGCGGCATTACGACGGCATTATTATGGATCCGCCCGCGTGGGGCTTGGGTAAAAAAGGCGAAAAATGGAAGCTCGACAATAAGCTGGAAGCGTTATTGGAAGGCGTGCAAGGCTTGTTAACGCAACGCGGATTTCTAATTCTCAACACGTATTCGCCCACGATTGGCTTGGCGGAAATTACCCGCTTGGCGCATCAGTATTTCAAACCGCAACAGTGCGAGGTGCGTGAGTTGTGGATGCAGACCAGCACGGGTAAGGATTTGTATTATGGGAATGTGTTGCGGGTAATTAAACATCAATACACCTAA
- a CDS encoding YiaA/YiaB family inner membrane protein, which yields MNDNITLPNSSSWLFFVKLTFGIALVGMAAFIFFLEGNLLTKGYLALNSLFLVSSTIMLSKTLRDEHEAQRLLNRISEAKTNKILKEYAE from the coding sequence ATGAACGACAATATCACCCTGCCCAACTCCAGTAGCTGGTTATTCTTCGTCAAACTCACCTTCGGCATTGCGTTGGTAGGGATGGCAGCTTTCATCTTCTTCCTCGAAGGCAATCTGCTCACCAAAGGCTATCTCGCCCTAAATTCCCTGTTTCTTGTCAGCTCCACTATTATGCTATCGAAAACCCTGCGGGACGAACACGAAGCGCAACGTTTGCTGAATCGCATTAGCGAAGCCAAAACCAACAAAATCCTCAAAGAATACGCCGAGTAA
- a CDS encoding PspA/IM30 family protein — MFYLIEKLATAVRGGTREVLETAVDANATRILGQEIYESESHLREAKQHLAQVMADKLRLQRQLEAQKNQLATKEAEIRRYLEQGDEAAALSLAEDFSQHEVRLEQQQRQHAQLHAYEQRLLQTLKSTANKLEHYRAELRMAQATQHAQQAVGKLSRHANVHSDKFARMQDSLERIRQRHHAFDDQMQAQQDIDAYLNGDLPPAQHAREQAAAVLARLRNTPLP; from the coding sequence ATGTTTTACTTAATCGAAAAACTCGCCACGGCGGTACGGGGTGGCACTCGCGAAGTGCTCGAAACGGCGGTAGATGCCAACGCCACCCGCATTCTGGGGCAGGAGATTTACGAATCCGAAAGCCATTTACGCGAAGCCAAGCAACACCTTGCACAAGTGATGGCTGACAAATTACGCCTGCAACGCCAGCTTGAGGCGCAGAAAAACCAACTGGCAACGAAAGAGGCAGAGATTCGCCGCTACCTCGAACAAGGCGATGAAGCCGCCGCGCTGTCACTGGCAGAAGATTTCAGCCAACACGAAGTGCGCTTAGAACAGCAGCAGCGCCAACACGCGCAATTGCACGCTTACGAACAGCGGCTGTTGCAAACCCTGAAAAGCACCGCCAACAAGCTGGAACATTACCGCGCGGAATTGCGCATGGCACAAGCGACCCAACACGCCCAGCAAGCGGTTGGCAAACTCTCCCGCCATGCCAACGTCCACAGCGACAAATTTGCGCGAATGCAAGATTCGTTAGAACGTATTCGCCAACGCCACCATGCTTTTGACGACCAAATGCAGGCTCAGCAAGACATTGATGCCTACCTCAACGGCGACTTGCCACCTGCCCAGCACGCCCGCGAACAAGCCGCTGCGGTATTGGCACGCTTGCGCAACACCCCGCTGCCCTGA
- the ppk2 gene encoding polyphosphate kinase 2: MPVSPDDELVDDWRSAVYPYKNRLSRKSYEKQKYHLQVELLKLQAWVRETGQRVVILFEGRDAAGKGGAIKRFMEHLNPRGARVVALEKPTEMERGQWYFQRYIQHLPSAGEIVLMDRSWYNRAGVERVMGFCNEAEYLSFMRQAPELERHLVNSGIHLIKFWFSVSRKEQRRRFKEREIHPLKQWKLSPIDLASLEKWDEYGKAKEAMFFHTDTSECPWIIVKSDCKKRARLNAMRYVLNKMDYTGKDLRNISQADPLIVGRASFGGNNS, encoded by the coding sequence ATGCCCGTCAGCCCCGATGATGAATTGGTCGATGACTGGCGCTCAGCGGTTTATCCCTATAAAAATCGCCTCTCACGCAAATCTTACGAAAAACAGAAATACCACCTGCAAGTGGAATTACTCAAGCTGCAAGCATGGGTACGCGAGACCGGGCAACGGGTTGTGATTCTGTTTGAAGGCCGCGATGCAGCGGGTAAAGGCGGCGCGATCAAACGTTTCATGGAACACCTCAATCCACGGGGTGCGCGGGTAGTGGCACTGGAAAAGCCCACCGAAATGGAACGGGGGCAATGGTATTTCCAGCGTTATATCCAACACTTACCGTCTGCCGGTGAAATCGTGCTGATGGATCGCTCTTGGTACAACCGTGCCGGTGTTGAGCGCGTAATGGGCTTCTGTAACGAAGCGGAATACCTGTCTTTCATGCGCCAAGCCCCGGAATTGGAACGCCATTTAGTGAACAGTGGCATTCACTTGATTAAATTCTGGTTCTCCGTCAGCCGCAAAGAGCAGCGCCGTCGCTTTAAAGAGCGCGAAATTCACCCGCTCAAACAGTGGAAACTTAGCCCGATTGACTTAGCATCCCTCGAAAAATGGGATGAATACGGCAAGGCAAAAGAAGCCATGTTCTTCCACACCGACACCTCCGAATGCCCGTGGATTATCGTGAAATCAGACTGTAAAAAGCGGGCGCGTCTCAACGCCATGCGTTACGTGCTGAATAAGATGGACTACACCGGCAAAGATCTTCGCAATATCAGCCAAGCTGACCCGCTGATCGTCGGGCGTGCCAGCTTTGGTGGCAACAATAGCTAA